From a single Nostoc edaphicum CCNP1411 genomic region:
- a CDS encoding DNA-binding protein — protein MPKSTSYHEKLIQDLKNPLEAAAYIEVVLEEGDPKMLSKALKNVIEAHGGVDQLAAQVKELYNKLDQMLSDKGEIEFYSLNSLLDNLGLHFAVTVKP, from the coding sequence ATGCCTAAAAGTACAAGCTATCATGAAAAGCTGATTCAAGACTTAAAAAATCCACTAGAAGCCGCAGCTTATATTGAAGTTGTTTTAGAAGAAGGCGACCCAAAAATGTTGAGTAAGGCGCTGAAAAATGTCATAGAAGCGCATGGTGGAGTTGATCAGCTTGCTGCTCAAGTCAAGGAACTCTACAATAAACTTGACCAAATGCTATCAGATAAAGGCGAAATTGAGTTTTACAGTCTAAATTCTTTGTTGGATAACTTAGGGTTACATTTTGCAGTAACAGTGAAGCCATAA
- a CDS encoding 2Fe-2S iron-sulfur cluster-binding protein, with product MPKIYTVEIDHQGKIHTLQVPENETILSVAEAAGLELPSSCNAGVCTTCAGQISEGTVDQADGMGVSPDLQKQGYVLLCVAKPLSDLKLETEKEDVVYQLQFGKGK from the coding sequence ATGCCCAAAATTTACACTGTAGAAATTGATCACCAAGGCAAAATTCATACCTTGCAAGTTCCTGAAAATGAAACGATCTTATCAGTTGCCGAAGCTGCTGGTTTGGAACTGCCGAGTTCTTGTAATGCAGGTGTCTGCACAACTTGCGCCGGTCAAATAAGCGAGGGAACTGTGGATCAAGCTGATGGTATGGGCGTTAGTCCAGATTTGCAAAAGCAAGGTTACGTATTGCTTTGTGTTGCCAAACCCCTTTCTGATTTGAAACTGGAGACAGAAAAGGAAGATGTAGTTTATCAGTTACAATTTGGCAAAGGCAAATAA
- a CDS encoding LptF/LptG family permease encodes MDRYLASELLAPFFFGVGAFSSIGVTIDAVFDLVRKIVESGLPIDIAIQVFLLKFPNFIVLAFPMSTLLATLMTYSRLSSESELIALRGCGVSVYRMVLTAVMLSLLVTGMTFVFNEQIAPAANYQAAMTLEKALKSDKPTFKQQNIFYPEYQDVVQPDGSRSRILTRLFYADQFDGKRMTGLTIIDRSTKGLNQILVSESAQWNPSQNVWDFYNGTIYFVAADRSYRNIVRFEQQQLQLPRTPLSLAEKSRDYGEMNISEALDQLEVEYLGGDRQKIRKLQVRIQQKISLPFVCVVFGLVGAAMGSIPQRTGRGTSFGISVVVIFSYYLIFFISGAIAQAGVLSPFMGAWLPNFAFLGIGLFLLMRVAKR; translated from the coding sequence ATGGATCGCTATCTTGCCAGCGAATTGTTAGCGCCGTTTTTCTTTGGTGTCGGAGCTTTTTCATCAATTGGCGTCACTATTGATGCTGTATTTGATCTGGTCAGAAAAATCGTAGAATCTGGGCTACCCATAGATATTGCTATTCAAGTTTTTTTGTTAAAGTTTCCCAACTTTATCGTTTTAGCTTTTCCCATGTCTACGCTGCTGGCTACTTTGATGACCTACAGTCGTCTTTCTAGCGAGAGCGAATTAATTGCCCTGCGTGGTTGTGGGGTGAGTGTTTATCGCATGGTGCTAACTGCTGTGATGTTGAGTCTTTTAGTCACAGGAATGACGTTTGTGTTTAACGAACAGATTGCGCCAGCAGCAAATTACCAAGCGGCGATGACTTTAGAGAAAGCTCTTAAATCAGACAAACCAACTTTTAAACAGCAAAATATTTTCTATCCTGAATACCAGGATGTTGTCCAGCCAGATGGTTCAAGGAGTAGGATATTGACACGCTTGTTTTACGCCGACCAATTTGATGGTAAGCGTATGACAGGTTTGACGATTATAGATCGCTCAACAAAAGGTCTGAATCAAATTTTGGTATCTGAATCTGCCCAGTGGAATCCTTCTCAAAATGTCTGGGATTTTTACAACGGCACGATCTATTTTGTCGCTGCCGATCGCTCCTATCGCAACATCGTTAGATTTGAACAGCAACAATTGCAACTACCGCGCACGCCGTTAAGTCTGGCAGAAAAAAGCCGAGACTATGGTGAAATGAATATTTCTGAAGCACTAGATCAACTAGAAGTAGAATATCTTGGTGGCGATCGCCAAAAAATTCGTAAACTCCAAGTGCGAATTCAACAAAAAATCTCTTTACCCTTTGTCTGTGTAGTTTTTGGCTTGGTAGGCGCAGCGATGGGAAGCATACCCCAGCGGACTGGAAGAGGTACCAGCTTTGGGATTAGCGTCGTAGTAATTTTTTCGTACTACTTAATTTTCTTTATTAGTGGTGCGATCGCACAAGCCGGTGTCCTCTCTCCCTTTATGGGAGCTTGGTTGCCCAACTTTGCTTTTTTGGGAATAGGTTTATTCTTATTGATGCGAGTTGCGAAACGGTAA
- a CDS encoding CPBP family intramembrane glutamic endopeptidase, giving the protein MVEQQKQEPEIPYLTRIQVLGAMGATAIILLIVAKLSLYFGNFSLFFWDLNQRELLLGVGLGFLITALSGLTYRLWTAYRKSADYYLEVVLKPLALPDLIWLGLLPGLSEELLFRGVMLPALGSDFTAVIVSSLCFGILHLSGSQQWPYVIWATIVGMILAYSTLVTGNLLVPIVAHIITNWTSSYFWKMWQLSAIKK; this is encoded by the coding sequence GTGGTTGAACAACAAAAGCAAGAGCCAGAAATTCCATACCTGACGCGCATCCAAGTACTTGGAGCGATGGGAGCGACTGCAATCATTTTGTTGATAGTCGCCAAACTTTCGTTATACTTTGGCAACTTTTCTCTATTTTTTTGGGATTTGAACCAAAGAGAGTTGCTTTTAGGTGTAGGATTGGGATTCCTCATCACCGCGTTAAGTGGCTTAACTTATCGCCTTTGGACTGCCTATCGTAAAAGTGCAGATTATTACCTAGAAGTAGTACTAAAACCTTTAGCTTTACCAGACTTAATTTGGCTGGGGTTGCTACCAGGCTTGAGTGAAGAATTATTATTTAGAGGTGTGATGCTGCCAGCTTTAGGCTCTGATTTTACAGCTGTAATTGTATCCAGTCTTTGCTTTGGTATCTTGCATCTTAGCGGTTCCCAACAATGGCCCTATGTGATTTGGGCAACGATTGTCGGGATGATATTGGCATATAGCACCCTGGTCACGGGCAACTTATTGGTACCGATTGTCGCTCACATTATTACTAATTGGACTTCTAGCTATTTCTGGAAAATGTGGCAATTGTCGGCAATCAAAAAATAA
- a CDS encoding UvrD-helicase domain-containing protein — translation MLENKIDNQKFFGIVSCAVYFHNANQEKLNDFLSNSLSDNDNRYVKAFGNDSINIEKFRVILSEQGLYRPSPLFNDTIYKSFRRFLQPPLHTLEEGIPIPFNPQQKKLVKSEVTLGGRKIKGVAGSGKTQILAQRAVNAHKRTNSKVLILTYNITLKNYIHDKISDVREEFNWDNFYITNYHNFLTAEFNNLGLEIKIPQDFENWTSEEKSEYFEKKYYSNENIFEDVKEKIQKYQVILIDELQDYKEEWQRIIRKYFWDEGGEYVVFGDVKQNIYDRPLDEDKGFKAVGIRGDWNELTQSFRLTTKIANIALKFQKDFFNDKYEVDKLIKVNSQGSLFDLEEYFQYLYYDKLTNIKNIVDDIYSLIFQLNKHPNDICFLSPQLEILKEVDYLIRNYKHENTQTIFETKEMYEKLQSQSKNPESDIKKLRENKKLNFWMNPGNVKLSTIHSFKGWEINTLFLIIEAGVNDTSEQEISIDELIYTGITRCRHNLIIINIGNSRYHSFFKELIEDDFLKT, via the coding sequence TTGTTAGAGAATAAAATAGATAATCAAAAGTTTTTTGGAATTGTTTCTTGTGCGGTTTACTTCCATAATGCAAACCAAGAGAAATTAAACGATTTTTTATCAAATTCTTTATCAGATAATGACAACAGATATGTAAAAGCATTTGGAAATGACTCTATTAATATTGAAAAATTTAGAGTAATACTTAGTGAACAAGGGCTTTATAGACCATCACCACTTTTTAATGATACTATTTATAAGAGTTTCAGGCGCTTCCTTCAACCACCACTTCATACTTTAGAAGAAGGTATACCAATTCCCTTTAATCCACAACAGAAAAAATTAGTTAAGAGTGAGGTTACTCTTGGAGGTCGAAAAATTAAAGGAGTAGCTGGTTCTGGTAAAACGCAGATATTGGCACAAAGAGCAGTAAATGCTCATAAAAGAACTAACAGCAAAGTTTTAATTTTGACTTATAATATAACTCTTAAAAACTATATTCATGATAAAATTAGTGATGTGAGAGAAGAGTTTAATTGGGATAATTTTTATATAACTAATTATCACAATTTTTTAACAGCAGAATTTAATAATTTAGGACTAGAAATTAAAATACCACAAGATTTTGAGAACTGGACTAGTGAGGAGAAATCAGAGTATTTTGAAAAAAAATATTACTCTAATGAAAATATTTTTGAAGATGTAAAAGAGAAAATACAGAAGTATCAGGTAATTTTAATAGATGAACTTCAAGACTATAAGGAAGAATGGCAGAGAATCATAAGAAAATATTTTTGGGATGAAGGTGGAGAATATGTAGTGTTTGGTGATGTTAAGCAAAATATTTATGATAGACCATTAGATGAAGATAAAGGTTTTAAAGCAGTAGGTATACGTGGTGATTGGAATGAACTAACGCAATCATTTAGACTTACAACGAAGATAGCAAATATAGCTTTAAAGTTTCAAAAAGATTTTTTTAATGATAAATATGAGGTAGATAAACTTATTAAAGTTAATTCTCAGGGGAGTCTTTTCGATCTAGAAGAGTATTTTCAATATCTTTACTATGATAAATTAACAAATATAAAAAATATAGTTGATGATATCTATTCTCTAATATTTCAATTAAATAAGCATCCTAATGATATCTGCTTTTTATCACCGCAATTAGAAATACTCAAAGAAGTAGATTATTTAATCAGAAATTATAAACATGAAAATACTCAGACAATATTTGAAACGAAAGAAATGTATGAAAAGTTACAAAGCCAAAGCAAAAATCCTGAAAGTGATATAAAGAAACTTAGAGAAAACAAAAAATTAAATTTTTGGATGAATCCGGGAAATGTCAAGTTATCTACCATACATAGTTTTAAAGGTTGGGAGATAAATACACTTTTTCTTATTATTGAAGCTGGTGTTAATGATACCAGTGAACAAGAAATTTCGATAGATGAGTTGATATATACAGGAATTACAAGATGTAGACATAATCTCATAATAATTAATATTGGTAATTCTCGATATCACAGTTTCTTTAAAGAACTGATTGAGGATGATTTTTTGAAAACTTGA
- a CDS encoding DUF3326 domain-containing protein, with product MRPYTAILIVPTGVGAAIGGYAGDALPVAKVISQVCDRLITHPNVLNGASLYWNLPNAFYVEGYGLDKFASGCWGLRPVRNNKVGLLLDQAIEPELRLRHIQAADAVRATLGLTLTDYVITDAPLNVELRTTASGASWGTIGNPDSLLRAAEILIKKAGAEAIAVVARFPDDMDEEAVQKYRQGEGVDPLAGAEAVISHLLVRTFQIPCAHSPALLSEPPQPDLSPRSAAEELGYTFLPCVLVGLSRAPQFIVEKGAIGSQQEDIWVDEVDAAIAPANACGSSALLSLSQRRCQIITVEENKTLIKVPPQPLGIKTIQVNSYLEAVGVLVAHKAGINPSALRPKLLPLQSLVISH from the coding sequence ATGCGTCCATACACCGCTATTTTAATCGTACCAACAGGCGTTGGGGCTGCCATTGGGGGTTATGCCGGAGATGCTTTACCTGTTGCCAAAGTTATATCACAGGTTTGCGATCGCCTAATTACTCACCCCAATGTCCTTAATGGTGCAAGTTTATACTGGAATCTTCCAAACGCTTTCTATGTTGAAGGTTACGGACTTGACAAATTCGCCTCTGGATGCTGGGGTTTGCGTCCAGTCCGCAACAACAAAGTAGGTTTGCTTTTAGACCAAGCAATTGAGCCAGAGTTACGGCTACGACATATACAAGCAGCAGATGCAGTTAGAGCAACTCTGGGATTGACTCTTACAGATTATGTAATTACTGATGCCCCATTAAATGTAGAATTACGGACTACAGCATCGGGAGCTAGTTGGGGAACAATTGGCAACCCAGATAGCTTGTTAAGGGCAGCCGAGATATTAATTAAAAAAGCGGGGGCAGAAGCGATCGCAGTTGTTGCCCGTTTCCCTGATGATATGGATGAGGAAGCAGTACAGAAATACCGCCAGGGTGAAGGTGTAGATCCTTTAGCGGGTGCAGAAGCCGTAATTAGCCATTTGCTAGTGCGAACCTTTCAAATTCCTTGCGCCCATTCTCCCGCCCTTTTGAGCGAACCTCCACAACCTGATTTATCCCCCCGTTCCGCCGCCGAAGAATTGGGCTATACTTTTTTGCCGTGCGTCCTTGTAGGATTAAGTCGGGCCCCACAATTTATAGTAGAAAAAGGAGCAATCGGGTCGCAGCAAGAAGATATTTGGGTAGATGAAGTGGATGCTGCGATCGCACCTGCAAATGCTTGTGGTAGTAGTGCTTTACTGAGTTTAAGCCAAAGACGATGCCAAATAATTACAGTAGAAGAAAATAAAACTCTGATAAAAGTTCCTCCCCAACCGTTGGGGATCAAAACTATACAGGTAAACTCATATTTAGAAGCAGTGGGTGTATTAGTGGCACACAAAGCAGGCATCAATCCCTCCGCTCTCCGCCCCAAATTATTACCTTTGCAGTCATTAGTCATTAGTCATTAG
- a CDS encoding DUF433 domain-containing protein, which translates to MTTTTNSRYVTRQPDILSGEPIIKGTRTPVRAIVENWRLGIRPEEIPLHLPHLTLAQVFDALSFYLDNQAEINEYIERNHVPDELVHPAIKARLNQK; encoded by the coding sequence ATGACAACTACAACAAACTCTCGCTATGTTACCCGACAGCCTGATATTTTATCAGGTGAACCAATTATTAAGGGAACTAGAACGCCTGTGAGAGCAATTGTTGAAAATTGGCGTTTAGGTATTAGACCAGAAGAAATCCCGCTACACTTACCTCATTTAACTTTAGCGCAAGTCTTTGATGCTTTGAGTTTTTACTTAGATAATCAAGCAGAAATCAATGAATATATCGAGCGTAATCATGTCCCTGATGAATTAGTCCATCCAGCTATTAAAGCAAGATTAAATCAAAAATGA
- a CDS encoding CP12 domain-containing protein: MMKAEDIMTKEVVTIRGSATVAEAVGLMKDKGLRALVVDRRYDNDAYGIVTETDIVYKITAYGKDPKQVRVYEIMSKPCIVVNPDLGVEYVARLFANTGIHRAPVIQGKLLGIISITDILTKSDFVEAPRALLLEERIKKAIDQARAICTEQGAYSKPCAVAWDEVEELQAEAAHQKSEGMVSAKVSFEEYCKENPDAPECRNYHP, encoded by the coding sequence ATGATGAAAGCTGAAGATATCATGACCAAAGAGGTAGTTACCATTCGCGGTTCGGCAACTGTTGCTGAAGCGGTGGGGCTGATGAAAGATAAAGGATTGCGGGCGCTGGTTGTGGATCGCCGCTATGACAATGATGCTTATGGTATTGTCACAGAAACGGATATTGTCTATAAGATCACAGCCTATGGTAAAGACCCAAAGCAAGTACGGGTTTATGAAATTATGAGCAAGCCCTGCATTGTGGTCAATCCTGATTTGGGTGTGGAATATGTAGCACGGTTATTTGCTAACACTGGTATTCATCGCGCACCTGTGATTCAAGGCAAGCTGCTGGGCATCATCTCAATTACCGACATTTTGACCAAAAGCGACTTTGTAGAAGCGCCAAGAGCGTTACTGCTGGAAGAGAGAATTAAAAAAGCAATTGATCAGGCTCGTGCTATTTGCACCGAACAAGGTGCTTATTCTAAACCCTGTGCAGTCGCCTGGGATGAAGTAGAAGAACTCCAAGCAGAAGCAGCTCATCAGAAATCTGAGGGTATGGTATCAGCCAAAGTCTCTTTTGAAGAATACTGCAAGGAAAATCCAGATGCACCCGAATGCCGAAATTATCACCCGTAA
- a CDS encoding DUF5615 family PIN-like protein gives MTIFAQVYIDEDVDVLVATLLLARGFDATTVREQQMLGEPDQTQLAFAVSIGHCILTHNRLDFEELHTNYVVNSQTHAGIFIAKRRNTYEIAERVAILLDTLTADEIANQLLYI, from the coding sequence ATGACGATTTTTGCTCAAGTTTATATTGATGAAGATGTAGATGTTCTTGTGGCTACTTTACTCTTAGCAAGAGGTTTTGATGCAACGACAGTACGAGAACAGCAAATGTTAGGAGAACCAGATCAAACACAACTAGCTTTTGCTGTATCCATTGGGCATTGCATTTTAACTCATAACCGACTTGATTTTGAGGAATTACACACAAATTATGTAGTTAATAGTCAAACTCATGCAGGGATTTTTATTGCTAAACGTAGAAATACCTATGAAATTGCTGAGAGGGTTGCTATCCTTCTTGATACTTTGACAGCAGATGAAATTGCTAATCAATTATTGTATATTTAG
- a CDS encoding DUF4351 domain-containing protein: MTRFIHDKFAKDYLEELLKDYGEVKASEKVSGEIKEIDVLFTPAKQQNSNIEILGLLGRFAQQPAIIEPYRNPASTDEICDCILKLLEIKALLRREAKANKTKLQDSEIPKLWVLTPTISKTRLSSFGTMQKTGWLSGVHFLPDALRTGIVAIHQLPQIPETLWLRLLGRGSVQSQAIIELQALPLDHPYQKETLELVYNLRENLRVNQELEADDRELIMRLEPLYQRDREQAIQSGEQRLVLRLLNRRIGEIDTSLIERIQGLSLEQLENLGEALLDFSSVADLETWLNQQSI; encoded by the coding sequence ATGACCAGGTTTATCCATGATAAATTCGCCAAAGACTATCTAGAAGAACTACTAAAAGATTACGGAGAAGTCAAGGCATCAGAAAAAGTCTCAGGAGAGATTAAAGAAATAGATGTTTTATTCACTCCTGCCAAACAGCAAAACTCTAATATAGAAATACTGGGTTTGCTAGGAAGATTTGCTCAACAGCCTGCAATAATAGAACCATACCGCAATCCAGCTTCTACCGATGAAATCTGCGACTGTATTCTCAAATTATTAGAAATCAAGGCTCTCCTACGACGAGAAGCTAAGGCAAATAAAACCAAACTTCAGGATTCAGAAATTCCCAAATTGTGGGTTCTTACACCAACCATATCTAAAACTAGATTGTCTAGCTTTGGAACTATGCAAAAAACAGGTTGGTTATCAGGAGTGCATTTTCTGCCAGATGCCTTGCGAACAGGAATTGTAGCAATACACCAACTACCGCAAATACCAGAGACATTATGGTTGAGGCTTTTAGGTAGGGGAAGTGTGCAGTCACAAGCGATTATCGAGTTGCAAGCGTTACCATTAGATCATCCATACCAAAAAGAAACTCTTGAATTAGTTTACAACTTGCGCGAAAACTTGAGAGTAAATCAAGAATTAGAAGCAGATGATAGGGAGTTAATTATGCGATTAGAGCCACTTTATCAAAGAGACAGAGAACAAGCTATACAGTCAGGAGAACAACGTCTAGTTCTACGCTTACTCAATCGCCGTATTGGTGAGATTGATACGTCATTAATCGAGCGAATTCAAGGCTTATCGCTTGAACAATTAGAGAATTTAGGAGAGGCATTGCTAGATTTTTCTAGTGTTGCTGATTTAGAAACTTGGTTAAACCAACAATCAATCTAA
- the lptB gene encoding LPS export ABC transporter ATP-binding protein, protein MKIVLENIHKSYGKRVIVNRVNLSVAQGEIVGLLGPNGAGKTTTFYIATGLEKPNQGKVWLGNLDVTGMPMHKRARLGIGYLAQEPSVFRQLSVQDNILLVLEQTNVPRWEWSRRLTTLLREFRLEKLANSKGIQLSGGERRRTELARSLAAGQEGPKFLLLDEPFAGVDPIAVSEIQQIVAQLRDRGMGILITDHNVRETLAITDRAYIMREGQILAFGGADELYGNPLVRQYYLGDNFQV, encoded by the coding sequence GTGAAAATTGTTTTAGAGAATATTCACAAATCTTACGGTAAGCGAGTAATTGTCAATCGTGTAAACCTTTCTGTTGCTCAGGGCGAAATCGTTGGTTTGCTAGGTCCCAATGGGGCTGGTAAAACAACGACCTTTTACATTGCTACAGGTCTAGAAAAACCTAATCAAGGAAAAGTCTGGCTAGGTAATCTGGATGTTACGGGAATGCCAATGCATAAAAGGGCACGATTGGGTATTGGTTATTTAGCACAAGAACCAAGTGTTTTTCGTCAACTCTCGGTACAGGATAATATTCTGTTGGTGCTAGAGCAAACGAATGTGCCACGATGGGAGTGGTCAAGACGACTCACAACTTTACTGCGGGAGTTTCGGTTGGAAAAATTAGCCAATAGCAAGGGCATTCAACTTTCTGGTGGTGAGCGACGACGGACTGAATTAGCAAGGTCTTTAGCGGCTGGGCAAGAAGGGCCAAAATTTTTACTTTTGGATGAACCATTTGCAGGAGTTGATCCGATCGCAGTTTCAGAAATTCAGCAAATTGTGGCACAATTGCGCGATCGCGGCATGGGAATCTTAATTACAGATCATAATGTCCGCGAAACCCTGGCCATCACCGATCGCGCCTACATCATGCGCGAGGGACAAATCCTCGCTTTTGGTGGTGCTGACGAACTCTACGGTAACCCCCTCGTGCGGCAATATTATTTAGGGGATAATTTTCAAGTCTAA
- the acnB gene encoding bifunctional aconitate hydratase 2/2-methylisocitrate dehydratase, with the protein MLEQYRKHVAERAALGIPPLPLDAKQTSELCELLKNPPKGQEEILLHLLSDRVSPGVDPAAYVKAGFLTAIAKEEITSPLIAPIEAVQLLGTMIGGYNVQSLIDLLQLPTVSVSDSSETPLVMGGQGKEPIAAYAANALSKILLVYDAFHDILELSKTNPFAKQVIDSWAEAEWFTMRPTVPEAITVTVFKVPGETNTDDLSPAQSATTRPDIPLHALVMLESRQPGSLQTIAELKKKGHPVAYVGDVVGTGSSRKSAINSVLWHTGNDIPFVPNKRAGGYVLGGAIAPIFFNTAEDAGALPIQCDVTKLETGMVITIHPYKGEITNETGEVISTFDLKPDTILDEVRAGGRIPLLIGRTLTDKTRLALGLEPSTVFTRPQQAFDTGKGYTLAQKMVGKACGLPGVRPGTSCEPIITTVGSQDTTGPMTRDELKELACLGFSADLVIQSFCHTAAYPKPVDIQTHHELPDFFASRGGVALRPGDGIIHSWLNRMLLPDTVGTGGDSHTRFPLGISFPAGSGLVAFAAALGVMPLDMPESVLVRFKGELQPGITLRDVVNAIPYVAIQKGLLTAEKQNKKNIFSGRILEIEGLPDLKVEQAFELTDASAERSCAGCTIKLSVETISEYLRSNVALLKNMIARGYHDPRTMLRRVAKMEEWLANPVLLEGDADAEYAEIIEIDLNEIKEPIVAAPNDPDNVKLLSEVANDPVQEVFVGSCMTNIGHYRATAKVLEGAGEVKTRLWIAPPTRMDEHQLKEEGVYSVFGAAGARTEMPGCSLCMGNQARVADGTTVFSTSTRNFNNRMGKDARVYLGSAELAAVCALLGRLPTVQEYLDIVASRIEPFADDLYRYLNFDQIAGFEDEGRVIALEDMPRLEDILGMPTAAR; encoded by the coding sequence ATGCTAGAACAATATCGTAAACACGTTGCCGAAAGAGCAGCACTCGGTATTCCCCCTTTACCATTGGATGCGAAGCAAACCTCAGAATTATGTGAATTACTGAAAAATCCGCCAAAGGGTCAAGAGGAGATATTATTACATTTATTGAGCGATCGCGTTTCTCCTGGTGTTGATCCAGCAGCTTATGTCAAAGCCGGATTTCTCACCGCCATTGCCAAGGAAGAAATCACCAGTCCGTTGATTGCGCCCATCGAAGCAGTGCAATTGCTGGGCACAATGATTGGTGGTTACAACGTGCAATCTTTAATCGATTTGCTGCAATTGCCCACCGTATCCGTCTCCGACTCATCTGAAACGCCTCTAGTAATGGGTGGACAAGGAAAGGAACCCATCGCCGCTTATGCTGCCAACGCCTTAAGCAAAATCCTTTTGGTGTATGATGCCTTCCACGATATTTTAGAGTTGTCTAAAACCAATCCTTTCGCCAAGCAGGTGATTGACTCCTGGGCGGAAGCTGAATGGTTTACCATGCGCCCCACTGTACCAGAAGCAATTACTGTCACCGTTTTTAAAGTTCCTGGCGAAACCAATACCGACGACTTATCACCCGCCCAAAGTGCCACAACTCGCCCAGATATTCCCTTACACGCCTTAGTAATGTTAGAGTCACGGCAACCTGGAAGCTTACAAACCATTGCCGAATTGAAGAAAAAAGGGCATCCTGTAGCTTACGTTGGGGATGTAGTTGGTACAGGTTCTTCGCGTAAATCTGCAATTAACTCAGTACTGTGGCATACAGGAAATGATATACCTTTTGTGCCAAACAAACGCGCTGGGGGTTATGTTTTAGGTGGTGCGATCGCGCCAATCTTCTTTAACACAGCAGAAGATGCCGGTGCTTTGCCTATTCAGTGCGATGTCACCAAACTCGAAACCGGCATGGTAATTACCATCCATCCCTACAAAGGCGAAATTACCAACGAAACAGGCGAAGTCATTTCCACCTTTGACCTTAAACCTGATACCATCCTCGATGAAGTCCGCGCAGGTGGACGCATCCCCCTACTTATCGGACGTACCCTCACCGACAAAACTCGTCTTGCACTTGGTTTAGAACCCAGCACCGTTTTCACCCGTCCCCAACAAGCCTTTGATACAGGTAAAGGCTACACCCTAGCACAAAAAATGGTAGGTAAAGCTTGTGGATTACCTGGTGTCCGTCCCGGCACATCCTGCGAACCCATCATTACTACCGTTGGTTCTCAAGATACCACAGGCCCCATGACCCGCGACGAATTGAAAGAACTCGCTTGTCTTGGTTTCAGTGCAGACTTAGTAATCCAAAGTTTCTGTCACACAGCAGCTTATCCCAAACCAGTAGATATCCAAACCCATCACGAACTCCCCGATTTCTTTGCATCTCGTGGTGGCGTCGCCCTTCGTCCCGGTGATGGTATCATCCACTCTTGGTTAAACCGGATGCTGTTACCCGACACCGTGGGAACTGGCGGCGACTCTCACACCCGCTTTCCCTTGGGTATTTCCTTCCCCGCTGGTTCTGGATTAGTAGCCTTTGCAGCCGCCTTGGGTGTCATGCCTTTAGATATGCCAGAGTCAGTTTTGGTAAGATTCAAAGGAGAATTGCAACCAGGTATCACCCTGCGGGATGTCGTGAATGCCATACCCTACGTAGCAATTCAAAAAGGTTTGCTGACAGCAGAGAAGCAGAATAAGAAAAACATCTTCTCCGGGCGAATTCTGGAAATAGAAGGTTTGCCAGATTTAAAAGTTGAACAAGCCTTTGAACTCACCGATGCTAGCGCCGAACGTTCTTGTGCCGGATGCACAATTAAATTGAGTGTAGAGACAATTTCTGAATATCTGCGTTCTAACGTAGCATTGCTGAAAAATATGATAGCACGGGGCTATCATGATCCGCGTACTATGTTGCGCCGTGTGGCAAAGATGGAAGAATGGTTAGCAAATCCCGTGTTATTAGAAGGCGATGCCGATGCGGAGTATGCCGAAATAATTGAAATTGATTTAAACGAAATCAAAGAACCAATTGTTGCTGCTCCCAATGACCCCGATAATGTTAAGTTATTATCGGAAGTTGCTAATGATCCAGTACAAGAAGTATTTGTCGGTTCTTGTATGACAAATATCGGTCATTATCGGGCAACAGCGAAAGTTTTGGAAGGCGCAGGTGAAGTAAAAACTCGCCTGTGGATAGCGCCACCAACCCGCATGGATGAACACCAATTAAAAGAAGAAGGTGTATACAGCGTTTTTGGGGCTGCGGGTGCTAGAACAGAAATGCCAGGATGCAGTTTGTGCATGGGTAATCAGGCGCGAGTTGCTGATGGCACAACAGTGTTTTCTACCTCTACCCGCAACTTCAATAATCGCATGGGTAAAGATGCGCGAGTATATCTTGGTTCAGCAGAATTAGCCGCAGTTTGTGCCCTGCTGGGACGGCTTCCGACAGTGCAGGAATATTTGGATATTGTGGCGAGTAGAATTGAGCCTTTTGCCGATGATTTGTATCGGTATTTGAACTTTGATCAAATTGCCGGTTTTGAGGATGAAGGGCGCGTGATTGCGTTGGAAGATATGCCAAGGCTTGAGGATATTTTGGGTATGCCTACGGCGGCAAGATAG